The genomic region GACTTCCACACCTGATGGCCACTTCGCCCCCAGTCGAAACAGTGCGTTCAGGCCCAGCCCAAGCCCCCTCTGCCTGGCCTTACCTTGCAGCGATGGCCAGTTCTGCCTCCCCCAACCCTTACTTCGAGGTCCAGGCGGTGGAGGCCTGGCTTGGTCCGCGCAAGGTGTTCGAGAACCTCAGCGTGCGGTTCCATCGCGGCGAGCATGCCGTGGTGATGGGGCCCAACGGCTCCGGCAAGAGCTCCCTGATCAAGTTGCTCAGCCGTGAGCTCTATCCGGTGGTGAAGCCGGGCTCGCGGCTGCGGCTGTTCGGCAGCGAAACGGTGAACCTGTGGCAGCTGCGTCGTCGCATCGGCCTGGTGTCGCAAGACCTGCAGGCCGGCTACGTGGGCCGGGTGCCTGCCGCTGATGTGGTGCTCTCCGGTTTCTTCGGTTCGGTCGGCATCGGCCGCAGCCAGGTGGCCAACGCCGCCCAGCGCGAGCGCGTGCGCACGCTGATGGAGCAGCTGGGGCTGGCAGATCTGGAGGAGCGTCCCTACGCCCAGCTCTCCGATGGCCAGCGCCGCCGGCTGCTGCTGGCCCGCGCGCTGGTGCATGAACCGGAGGTGCTGGTGCTCGATGAGCCCACCAACGGCCTCGATCTCCAGGCCCGCCACCAGTTGCTGGAGATCCTGCGTGGCCTGGCCCGGGCCGGCACCACCCTGCTGCTCGTCACCCACCAGATCGACGCGATCATTCCGGAGATCAGCCGCTGCGTGCTGCTTCGCCAGGGGACGGTGGTGGGCGATGGCCCAGCCGCCACGCTGCTGCAGGATGCCCCGCTCAGCGCCCTGTTCGACACGCCGCTGCGGGTGGTGAGCGCCAACGGCTACCGCCAGGTGCTGCCTGGCAGCTGAGCTGTCGGGCTCACCCGTAACCTGACCCCCTGAGCCGTCGTCTTTGCCCATGCATCCGTTGCCGCTGCACCTCGAACCCGGCAGCGATCTGCGCGCCAGCCTCGAGCAGCTGGCCGTGGAGCAGAACGCCGCCGGCTTCGTGCTGGGGGTGGTGGGCAACCTCTCGCGTGTGGCCTTTCAGTGCCCGGGCCGCTCGCAACCGTCGGTGCTGGAAGGCGATCTGGAGATCATCACCCTGCAGGGCACGCTCTCGCCCCAGGGAGTGCACCTGCACCTGAGCCTGTCCGATTCCGATTGCCAGGTGTGGGGCGGCCACCTGGAGCACGGCACCGTGGTGCTCAAAGGCGCTGATCTGCTGGTGGGCTTCCTGGCCGGCGCGCCGGAGCCGGCGCCGGAGCCAGCCGCCGCCGCCCATGCCGCCGCCATGGCCGAGGCCATGTCCCGAGCGGCCGCCC from Synechococcus sp. MW101C3 harbors:
- a CDS encoding ABC transporter ATP-binding protein, which gives rise to MASSASPNPYFEVQAVEAWLGPRKVFENLSVRFHRGEHAVVMGPNGSGKSSLIKLLSRELYPVVKPGSRLRLFGSETVNLWQLRRRIGLVSQDLQAGYVGRVPAADVVLSGFFGSVGIGRSQVANAAQRERVRTLMEQLGLADLEERPYAQLSDGQRRRLLLARALVHEPEVLVLDEPTNGLDLQARHQLLEILRGLARAGTTLLLVTHQIDAIIPEISRCVLLRQGTVVGDGPAATLLQDAPLSALFDTPLRVVSANGYRQVLPGS
- a CDS encoding PCC domain-containing protein codes for the protein MHPLPLHLEPGSDLRASLEQLAVEQNAAGFVLGVVGNLSRVAFQCPGRSQPSVLEGDLEIITLQGTLSPQGVHLHLSLSDSDCQVWGGHLEHGTVVLKGADLLVGFLAGAPEPAPEPAAAAHAAAMAEAMSRAAAPAQAAMAAPAPAPYAAEAPPAAAPAAPPASDPHLQGDSRVEIAVLPGCPYSARAQRMLRTLGIAHRVHTVTSDDQRQALLEHTGINTLPLVFIDGACIGGYDALADLHLRGELDALR